Proteins encoded within one genomic window of Ctenopharyngodon idella isolate HZGC_01 chromosome 6, HZGC01, whole genome shotgun sequence:
- the ttll3 gene encoding tubulin monoglycylase TTLL3: MHQHMQVPPLEGKVRCNYLNLPLINGDRLRTAKTLVDKAIKEKKVFSVQGPYPVIRAGLRARGWVERRLPRPSFPQPRRHDPETEATDEGGSSDDDELGEEGERDDEADDLYDLMSRLVRNETPYFYWTTKRDSIDCRSLRKDQMTNHYAKSGSFTTKVGLCLNLRNLQWFDEADPDTFFPRCYRLGAEDEKHAFIEDFRRTACTSLLLYILEKYGGDSEWERIGEVHDAKSHGPSKRRKQHTNQRVGTSLIDSALHVCQEHLNSLEHCDIDITLETTPTLSEQQWKVFLQNYYLVIHEGLMIEGCEEYVERCKCMLEQMRQVCPQMETDGLCNIWIIKPGAKSRGRGIMCMNKLDEMLSLVDGDHGIMKDSKWVVQKYLERPLLVHNTKFDVRQWFLVTDWNPLTVWFYRECYLRFSTQPYSTHTLDSSVHLCNNSIQKHFQPSPDRNPSLPAECMWSCSQFCSWLAASGRGGLWEGVVVPGMQKAVIQTLLTAQDSVEPRKASFELYGADFMLGRDLRPWLLEINASPTMAPSTGVTARLCPAVQEDTLRVVLDRRCDRNTHTGGFQLIYKQAAVEVPQYVGVNLLIEGTSIRRPRAPIYKPLIQSHPEPLSKSTNHKPSLISSHCTSGKENQSEKIKKAWPTLPSRKVTLEQSSTFYPKLRKRPHRLVLPSNCCVLPNPAELHPQKLSPTLAQPDHPHTHRTRSNLPSLYRPTPSLDVISIRPRQTLTSCRYKHDIHTVNISYPVLPMQQHLSLNHRRTTDTFTKREGPKSS; the protein is encoded by the exons ATGCACCAGCATATGCAAG TGCCACCCTTGGAGGGAAAAGTTCGCTGTAATTATCTAAATCTGCCTCTGATTAATGGGGACAGACTGAGGACAGCTAAGACACTAGTGGACAAAGCAATAAAG GAAAAGAAAGTGTTCTCAGTGCAAGGCCCATATCCTGTAATCCGCGCAGGCCTGCGTGCAAGAGGATGGGTGGAGCGGCGACTACCACGGCCTTCTTTCCCACAGCCCCGTCGACATGATCCTGAAACGGAAGCCACAGATGAGGGTGGCAGcagtgatgatgatg AGTTAGGAGAGGAGGGAGAGAGGGACGATGAAGCAGATGATCTGTACGACCTAATG tcACGGTTGGTTCGCAATGAGACCCCGTATTTCTACTGGACAACAAAGAGGGATTCAATCGACTGCCGGTCTTTACGTAAAGATCAGATGACCAATCATTACGCAAAGTCGGGATCATTTACCACCAAG GTTGGTTTGTGTTTGAATTTGAGAAATCTGCAGTGGTTTGATGAAGCAGATCCTGATACATTCTTCCCACGCTGCTACAGACTGGGGGCGGAGGATGAGAAACATGCTTTTATTG AGGACTTTAGACGGACTGCATGCACAAGTCTACTGCTGTATATTTTGGAGAAGTATGGTGGGGATTCAGAGTGGGAGAGAATAGGAGAGGTGCATGATGCTAAGTCTCATG GTCCGAGCAAGCGGCGTAAACAGCACACCAATCAGAGGGTTGGAACTTCATTAATTGACAGTGCATTACATGTATGCCAGGAGCATCTGAACAGTTTAGAACACTGTGACATAGACATCACTTTGGAAACAACCCCTACCCTCTCAGAGCAACAGTGGAAGGTGTTTCTTCAGaattattatttagttattca TGAAGGACTGATGATAGAGGGCTGTGAAGAATATGTAGAGCGTTGTAAATGCATGCTGGAACAGATGCGTCAAGTTTGCCCTCAGATGGAGACTGATGGACtctgcaacatctggatcattAAACCTGGGGCCAAGTCACGAGGCAGAG GTATAATGTGCATGAACAAGTTGGATGAGATGTTGAGTTTGGTAGATGGAGACCACGGCATCATGAAGGACAGTAAGTGGGTGGTGCAGAAGTACTTGGAGCGGCCCCTCCTCGTGCATAACACTAAGTTTGATGTAAGGCAGTGGTTCCTGGTCACAGACTGGAACCCTCTTACTGTGTGGTTCTACCGTGAGTGCTACCTCCGTTTTTCTACCCAACCTTACTCCACTCATACATTGGACAG CTCTGTACATCTTTGCAACAACTCCATCCAGAAGCATTTTCAGCCAAGCCCAGATCGCAATCCTTCTCTACCTGCTGAGTGCATGTGGTCGTGTTCGCAGTTCTGCTCCTGGTTGGCTGCTTCAGGCCGTGGTGGTCTGTGGGAAGGGGTGGTGGTTCCAGGTATGCAGAAGGCTGTTATCCAAACTCTCTTGACTGCACAGGACAGTGTGGAACCTCGTAAAGCCAGTTTTGAGCTCTACGGAGCTGACTTTATGCTGGGGCGTGATTTGAGACCTTGGCTATTGGAGATCAATGCCAGCCCCACCATGGCACCCTCCACAGGAGTCACAGCTCGACTCTGCCCCGCTGTACAGGAAGACACTTTGCGGGTGGTGCTGGATCGACGCTGTGACCGCAACACTCACACTGGTGGCTTCCAGCTCATATACAAACAG GCAGCAGTAGAAGTTCCTCAGTATGTGGGAGTGAATCTTCTCATAGAGGGGACTTCAATCAGACGTCCCCGTGCCCCTATTTACAAGCCTCTCATTCAGTCTCACCCTGAGCCGCTATCAAAATCCACCAATCACAAGCCTTCACTTATAAGCAGCCATTGCACTTCTGGCAAGGAGAATCAATCAGAAAAGATAAAAAAGGCTTGGCCTACCCTCCCTTCCCGTAAAGTCACATTGGAGCAATCTTCAACCTTTTACCCTAAACTGAGGAAACGTCCCCACAGACTAGTCTTACCTTCAAACTGTTGTGTTCTTCCCAACCCAGCAGAACTTCATCCACAAAAGCTCTCACCCACTCTAGCCCAGCCCGATCaccctcacacacacaggaCACGCAGCAACCTTCCATCTCTTTACCGCCCAACCCCCTCACTGGACGTGATCAGCATACGACCTAGACAAACTCTCACCTCCTGTCGCTACAAACACGACATACACACAGTCAATATATCTTATCCAGTCCTACCTATGCAGCAGCACCTTTCACTAAACCATAGACGGACCACGGACACTTTTACAAAGAGAGAAGGGCCGAAGTCATCCTGA